Within the Bacillus pumilus genome, the region TGTCAACATTTCAAGCACTAATGTTAATGCTTGCTTTCGGGTCATTTATCATAACCCTGTTGACGTATATAGACAAAAAATAGACTCCCCCTTGAGCTTTGGTAGGTAAAAGGGAAGTCTATCCTAAAGTATCCTATTCGATTAGCCAGCCCCTTAAGGGCCGAATTGTACATTGCCGGGATGTTGACGCATCCTGGCTTCTTTTTATTTTATGCAAACTACTTTGCATGTAAACATATTTCTAAGAAACTTTTTGAGGTTACACAGTCACTTTTTTGTAGCTACTCTGTAACTATGAAAAATTATACCATATTGCTGAATAAAATAAAAACAACATCTATTTGCGTCATTTGTATGCCTTTTGTTCATTAAAAGGAATTCTTCAGCTTTTCAGGAAGATCAAAGTCCTCGAACGTAAACGGAACTT harbors:
- a CDS encoding putative holin-like toxin; its protein translation is MLMSTFQALMLMLAFGSFIITLLTYIDKK